In Chanodichthys erythropterus isolate Z2021 chromosome 20, ASM2448905v1, whole genome shotgun sequence, the genomic stretch tttatttgattctataaatgaactagtaggaagagatgatcagtttacAAACCGTTTGAGCTGAGGCGGTACAGCaatcacgacacattaaagagccacaaaacgttttttattgtttgaatttcttaaaaaaaactacacaatttgaaagctgggactttgtttaatatcataagtaacctgttcTGTCTTGACTGTTGAtgtgttgtcagtatcctctttgctccgcaatgtatttttcactgcgtgtggcgtgacagcaccacggcttgtcggacaaagaaacagtaactaaggggggcaggtctttgcaaagggtcaattaaaacattatgagccctataatacacccggcgcaatgcgacgcaaggtgcagcgcaagtgtgtttgctagtttgcgtccgccGCCATTCGCGTTTTTCCCGTTTAGcaccacgtccttaaattagtaaatgcatttgcgccggttagtgcgcccatgggcgtgctggtctaaaaaagaggtgtgttcaggcgcattcccggcgcattgctattttaaggagctgaaaatagactgcgccatagaccaactcaaacctggtctaaagtctaaagtcaatggcgcaatatttttttgctagagcgcgttggtagaaactgcgcctctgggcgcgtccacaatgcgcgttgactttgcttattacacacagggatgcgcatcacacaaacatgccaaatattaaaaacaaaaggattacagtgtaaaagaatattattgtgtaggctacataaatataaaaatgtaatgatgaatagtcattgtgtgtattagaattaggctacctattttcaattcagcctattactactgaTAACAGACACACTCACTGCTAATTCATTCCACGCCTTCTTCACCTCGGGAAGCTTTGGTGGATTGTCCCGTAGATGATCGCacgctttaacttcgcgcacgagcaggaCGGTTTCTTCACTTGAAAAGTGTTCAGCTTTTCCgtcaacaaattccgccatgtaaatagcaatccgccatggcgcgagcacATCTTGCTCTTAAAgcgaatgggagatgacactctgattggtttattgaacgttacgcccattactcattaagagaatagggacaacccatttcaaaaatgtgcCCCGgagcacggaccgtttttccatcgttaaaatagcaaaagtggatttggacacgccctgagtgcacctgcgccgtgcgctttacactttgcgtttagatcgttaaaatagggcccattttctttttacgcatgtgcttaaaggccttaaagcaTTTGAACCCTGATAATTGCTGCTTGGAGCTATATttgatttctgtaattacattaatAAGTACACTGTTAATTCTTtcctggtaacactttagattagcatccaattctcactattaactgcTTATTAGCatggtgtccttgttacagtgcaatatacatttaagtactaggtaatataaaaaaacaacaacaacaaaaaaacaatatatttactaTAGAGTTAGGATTAGAGTTTGGTTTATGGTTAGTttcttgtaattatgcataatttcctGTTATTATACATGTCATGTAACATGtataacaaggacactgtaaaataaagtgttacctttacccttatcccacctcaatagcagcacaagtgttttgCAGCACAACATGAACACAGTAagtacattattattatgtaaagACATAGTGAAAGTgaaatttgtcctctgcattcaACCCTGTTACAGTAGACTGAGGACAGACACAGATGTAACGTAACACAGTAGCTTTATTTGACCACAGGAGAGCAGGGAGAATGAAACAGGTAAGAGAACTGGTAATAGTTTGAATTGAGCAGATAATACGTGggatagttactgtccttttccTTGCAGGGAGATAAACGCTGGAGACTGGAGATCGTTGGAGCACTTAGGAGCTGACGGGAACACACTCACAGAGCAGACGAAGCACACAATGGGTAAAGACACGATGGAGACAGGTAGGTATGCgaagaggagtccttgaggtaagcataaacaTGAAGggtatgcaaacgagaccggacgtgGAGTGCTGTGTGCGTGAGTGCTTTATAGTGCTGTTGATGAAGagagtgatgaggtgcaggtggcggtgatcagtactctggagaaggtgcgcgctgtgattgggtgacgttggaacctgacgtgtctgtgacagtacccccccatCCACGGCCGGCTCCAGAGGTCCGAGAACCCCGAcgccgtggtggtcgtcctcttccCCGCGGTGCCGGTTTCTCAGGGTGACTGTCGTGGAAGGTTTGGAGTAAACTGGGGTCTAAGATGTCGTTCCTTGGGACCCAGGAGTGTTCTTCAGGGCCGTatccttcccaatccaccaAGTATTCAAGCTGACCACCACGACGCCGGGAGTTCAAGATTTCTCGAACCTCGTACGCAGCtccgtcctccaggatgagtggaaggggggttCGGCGGGAGCCACGTCAGGTCCTGTGGGAAGAACAGAGGGATGGTGAGCTTTGaggagtgacacatggaaagtTGGATGTATACGTTACCCTTGTGGAAGACGGAGTTGGTAGGTGACTGGGTTGACCTGCTTGACGATGGGGAATGGGCCAGtgaacctgggactcagctttctgcagggcagacgcagtctGATGTCACGGGTGGATAGCCAGACCATCTGACCAGGCTGGAAGACCGGGTTGTTGGAACGTCGGAGGTCGGCTACCATTCTGtgtctgcgcagggctcgttGCAGTTGGTGGtgtgctgagtcccagaccctctcgctctctcagaaccagtaatccactgctggaacgttggagggttccccatcccaggggaactgTGGGGGTTGGTAACCGAGCACGCACTGAAACGGTGTAAGCCCAGTAGTTGACTGTCAGAGAGAGttttgggcgtactcggccaacccaggaactggttccaaaagtcctggtggtcatgacagaaggtacggtggaagcggccaatctcctgTACCTTCCTTTCCGACTGGGGGTGGTAGAAGTCAGAAGTCAGGCTGACGGCCACACCTAGAAGTGAGTAGAAGGGCTTCCATACTCGGGATATGAATTGGGGCCCTCGGTCGGAGACGATATCCTCTGGGATTCCGAAGTATCTGAAGACTTGGTTGAAGAGTATTTCGGCGGTCTCCATTGCAGTGGGTAATCCAGGAAGTGGAATTAAACGACATGACTTTGAGAACCGGTCCACAACAACTAGGATGGTGGTGTATCCATCTGAGACAGAGAGATCAGATATGAagtccactcctaggtgtgaccatggGCGATCTGGAACGGGCAGCGGAAGGAGTTTCCCAGCTGGCAGATGACGAGGAGActtggagatggcacactccctacagccctgcacgtaccttctgacatcggcagccatccctggccaccagaagcgttctttcagcaacgagagggtctcattggcccccgggtgaccagtgccaagtgacgtGTGAGCTGAGTGAATGGtgggagtgcgtcgtgtccgtGGAAGATAGAGCAAGCCGGGTGGACAGCCCGGCGGAGGGttagtggaggcattggaggagggaatggtctCTTCTGACCATGTTATGGGACTCACGATGAGGGAGCTAGGGATGATGGGTTCTGGTTCCTCGGTCTTTTCCTCAGGAGCATGTAGACGGGAGAGAGCATCCGCCTTTACATTCTTCGTACCAGGGCGAAAGGAGATTGTATAGTTAAAGCgggagaaaaacatggcccagcgagcttgtcTAGGGTTCAATCTTTTTGCAGAGCGAAGGTACTCCAAGTTTTTGTGGTCCGTTAGTACTAGAAATGCATGtttggctccctccagccaatgcctccactcttccaaaGCAAGCTTGACCGCTAGAAGTTCCCTGTCTCCGATGAAATAGTTGACTTCCGCCGggctgagcttgcgggagaaggcgcatggatggagtctacttggtgtcccctgctgctgcgataACACCGCTCCCATTCCAGTGGTAGACGCGTCCACTTCAACGATGAATTGCTTCTCTGGGTCAGGATGTACGAGTAAGGGAGCGGTGGTAAAGGCTTCTTTGAGCTGGttgaaggcgttggtggctgccggggtccaggacagagacttgggctggttgcGGAGTAAACTGGTGAGTGGATGGGCGATAGAGCTGTAACCTTTGATGAAACGTCTATAGAAATTTGAGAAACCGAGGAAACGCTGGAGTTCCTTTATGGTGGTGGGTTCTGGCCAGTTGGTTATGGATTCCACCTTCCTCTCGTctatccggatgccactgtggtcgatGTTATATCCCAGGAATGAAACGGAAGGTTGATGGAAAGTGCACTTTTCGGCCTTGAGGAACAGATGGTATTGGTGGAGGCgggtgaggacctccgcaacgtgttggcgatgttcggcctggctccgggagtagatgagaaTGTCGTCAATGTAGACCAGGACAAACCGGTGGAGAaaggagaaactcccggagcacctcatgaatgaaggcctggaatacggagggggcgttgactaATCCATACGGCATGACCAAGTACTCGTAGTGGCCAGTAGGGGTgatgaaggcggtcttccactcatccccctcacgtatccggatgaggttgtacgcgctgcggaggtccaacttcgtgaacacagtggcaccacggagatgttctagggccgctgggacgagaggaaggggataaCGGAATTTAACAGTTATCTTGTTGAGTGCATGGTAGTCaatacagggccgcaagcctccgtcctttttagccacaaagaagaaactagaagcagcaggggaagtagacggcctGATGTAACCTTGGGCAAGGGCTTCCTTGATGtaatcctccatggccttctcctccgggatggaaAGAGGGTAGATTTTTCCCttaggcactggttcacccggaagcaggtcgatggcacaatcccatggccggtgtggaggcagcttggaagccCGTTGAGGGCAAaagacgtcgctgaagggggcgtaacactTGGGGATCTCAACAGAACGTTGTTCAACAGGACTTTTGATGGACGTGGcgcagagagagagatcagGTGAGGAGGTTGGTGGAACTGGCAGATCCGTCAAACAGTGATTGAAGCAagtgtcgccccacttcaggacttcgcccgtctTCCtggagatggtgggattgtgctgctccaaccaggggcaccccagaaccacgtcagcggtggagtcctccagaaccagcagatgagCCTCCTCTTGATGTAGAAGTCCTACTTGGATGGTAACTGGACCCGCCACGGTGCGGACGtgcttacggctcaggggtcgGCCGGTTATGGAGCAGATCTTGTAGATGGTCGGAGAGGTCTTGATACGTAGTTGGCGACAGAGGGCACCAGAGATGAAGTTGCCGGCGGACCCCGAGTCGATGAGCGCGACCACTGTAAGGGAGACATTGGCGGCAGTAAGATTGACggcagtagtgagtggtttcattttgcGAGTAGCAGGAATAATGGCACTCACCAGGGGTCGCGGCGGTCGTGTGGGGCATGCTGCAATCACATGCCCCGGTTCACCACAGTAGAGACAGAGACGAAGGGTAAGACGGCGGCGGCGTTCTTCATAGGACAGACGAGAGTTTTCCACATCCATGGGTTCTTGAGCTGGTTCTGGagtgctgacgggttcggatcgGCAGAGTGGCACGGTGGAGAAGAACTGGTCCTGGTGCTCTTGGAGGCACGCCTGCAtgcgagtggcgcagcggatgGAGAGCTGGATGAACTTTTCTAAGCCGATGTTGTCCTCGCATGCAGCGAGTTGCAGCCGCACCCGAGGTTCCAATCCTTGCCGGTAGTTCGTTAtcagggcttgttcattccatccgctgagTGCTGCAAGCGTTGTCTCaaattatagagtttctcaccagctGAAGAGTCTGTGATGGGTTTCCCGAACACCTCCCGGAAGTGGGAAATAAACGACGAGTAGGATTGGGTTACCGCGCACTGCTGGGACGAGATGGAATCGGCCCACTTCAATGCtttgccgctgagctgagagaTGATGAACGCTATTTTGGAGGTGTCACTCGGGtacaggtgcggctgcatctccaggaccagtgtgcattgcagcaggaacccgctgcaatcctccgccgatcctgagtagggcgccggtttggccatgggactggcgtacgGCGGCAGTGAAGGAGGAGTGTTGACGTGAGTTGTGGGGTTAGCTGGTGCTGGTGCAGGTGAAGGATGAGGAACTGGAGATGGTggcgatggatggatggtcagTGTGCGCCGGAGCGCATCCACCAAATCCTGAAAGGGGTCGGGTTGGCTCATCCTGGGTCAGCGgtgttggtccggtcttctgttacagtagACTGAGGACAGACACAGATGTAACGTAACACAGTAGCTTTATGGGACCACAGGAGGGCAGGGAGAATGAAACAGGTAAGAGAACTGGTAATAGTTTGACTTGAGCAGATAATACGTAggatagttactgtccttttccttgcggtggcggtgatcagtactctggagaaggtgcgcgctgtgattgggtgacgttggaacctgacgtgtctgtgacaaacCCATCCATGCACACAAATTAgaagtagtgagtagtgaacacacacctggagcagtgggcagccattttacTGTGGCGCCCGGGGAGTGATTTGGGGGGTCATATCCTGCCGGTGTTGAGaatcgaacccacaacctttgGGTTACCTGTCTGACTCTATACACTTATTTTGCCACAACTGCGTTTAAGACCCCTAATATAAAGGATGACCAATGGTTTTATTGAACAGGAAAGAAGGACTTTTTAGGGAAAGAGTGAAGGAGGAATCGGATCAGGATATAATAGTGGACTCATTGTGTCACATGTACTACATACTGCAACATGGTGTCAATCTGATATGTACTCAAGGAAATCTATCATTCAATGCAATTAATTTGTATTCAAACTCTCTTCTGTCACTGTACAACAAAATTCTTAGTCttgtctcttttgctcaccaaggatgcatttttaataaaatcaaaaatacagtaaaaaaaaaaaaggaaaaaagtttAATAGCTTCCACCTCAGACTTGAATGCGAGTTACTGTTCCGTCATTAAACTTTACTGACCACAGAACAGGAAGGTCATGATTCACAAGCATTAGCAAAACCGTTCATGACTGTGttagttgttttcattttatacaAACGAACAATAAATGAACATCTGCTTCAGTAGATTTCAAGTAGTTCATCCATTTCAGATCAATACATGGGTAATGATGGGTATGACATAACAGCATAATCATATCAACTGTAGGATTTCAGACAGGAAAAACAAGAGTTTATCTGGATCCATGTAAAACGCTAATTACCTCAATGATCTCTGTGGCAGTTACAAATAAAAGCCCACTTTTAGTACACAAAGTAACAATGCATGCAGACCAAATGCCCAGAAGGCTTTGATACAGACAGAGCAAAGGGGAGTGGTCATACCGTTAAACCCAGATGAATGTTTGATTAATAGAGATTTGCATGTTGATAATGGAAGGTTGGCCCAACCTTATGAGTTTACAGTAGGAGGAGGGGAaagcagagaaagagagagaggaggataTAAAAGGATCAGATCAGGCAACAGGTGCGTATTACAGGTGATGCACAGCTCCACCCTCACTTCCAACATCTTGTTCAGCAGTCATAGGCTTATCCACTTTTCTATTGTGACAGATTAATTTGACTGGAACTACATTGAGGTAACTGATCATTCATGATGCTTCAATttgtacttatttattttacagtcggttttttgtttgtttcagtttcattgtttATTCTGACATATGTTTCAGAAATATTTGAAGTGATCAAACTGCATTCTAACAGCATTCCCTTCATTCTGTGCAGAGTCACTTTAGGGTGTTTGTACTCATGTTTGTACTcatctgacattttttattttgttttcagatGTTGGCCCTTGAAACCgtgagtatttatttatttatttatttattgttaattagttagttagtttatttgtttgtatgtttgGGGAAAATGCAAGACAGATGATTTTAAAGCTTTGCAGAAACATTTACATAGATGTTCTATGatagtaaaataaatgaatgaatggacatatgctatatatatatatatatatatatatatatatatatatatatatatatatatatatatatatatatatatatatatatatatatataatctgtatggaaaatatgttgatttgatattttgttgcttaatgcaatgacattcagaCAGTTACAATCTTAAATATAACAATGCTGTAGGCAGTATATTTTTATGCAGTCAAAATACTGTATATGCATATTATTACCACTAAAATGTTTACACACTCACAAtgcaaattttttattttttttactgacaaGAGGGAGATTCTCTTGAATGTTCTAGTCATGCAAATTTTTCCAACTTCCTTCCAATTAAACAGTTGTAAATACTGTATAATGTAACAGTATATTTGCATAccaatgttaataattttaacaaaataagaaaaattgcatgttattttttttatttagtactgttctgaataagatatttcacataacagatgtttacatatagtcaaaataatagctgaatttataaaatcGTCAAATTTTACATGTCTGTTTCGTTAGCTGGATGATGCATGGCTGTTTTTATGGTTTGTGATGGTTGTTTATGAGTCCCATGGtttctgttcttcagaaaaatcctccaggtcccacACATTCTttggttttccagcatcttttgcatatttcaaACTTTTACAGTGACTGTATTGTTTTGACTGCATGATTCATCTATTCACACTGACGACATTTGAGGGACTCGTACACAACTGTTACAAAAGGGGTGGGGTAAACTTGTTGAATTGGATGATCAGGgtgaatttaaaacaaaaatacttgttttgtgttctggaaagcatgcaagtatcttctgtagCAGTACTTGAGTGTATTTTTTATGaaccctcttattttgttaaaatgtttgAGCACAAATGTATAATTTTCAGATTTTCTGTTCTTTGAATCTATAAAAAGGAAATAAATTGTTATTTCATTTACCAACAGATTCAATACTTCCAAGAGCTGGGCCCTAGAGAGCCGTTGTCAGGGAACCTGGACCTTGAcatgattgaggaatacctgcAGGAGCACTCGGTGGAGGTGATGTCAGCACCATGTGTCCAGAGGAGAGGTCAAGAGGAGCACAGTATGGCAGGTTAGTGTTTTACACTCAGAACTAAAACACCATAGGAGACCACTGAGGGAAAGGTCACTTCTGCTTTTTGAATTTAATGGAAGTGCACCTTCAGTTTCGTAAGGTTAGTAATTTCCACTTTGACGAAGCTTTGTTATTATTTGCGTCTCAAAACGTGGATTCCATGCCACATGTGATGACAGTTTAGAAGAAACTGTAAAAACAGTGGAAATTTAGTAATAAAAAGTACTTACTTGTGAAGTGTGTAATCTTtttgccacacacacacacacacaaaacctgTTTAAACAGTCACACAGTTTTTAAACACGTCTACCTTCTCCTCATCCTCCATTGGTCAGTCAGACAGCTAGCCCCgcctcaaactcacaccattggttGAGCTGTTGCTGTATCAGGCTGGTCAGATGCTCAAATAaacagcaatgttttgaaagtgCTACATTACACTTTTCATTGGAATCAATCAACAAATGGTATATATTTCTTGCTGTTCCAGTAAATTTGGATAGGAGAAAGCACTTTAACATCAAAAATAACCACAATTTCTTACACCCTGCATGTGTTGTTGATTGTAGCGAGCAGCATATGTGATAATGATAATGATTGATGTGTTTCCATAGAGAACAGCTGGTCAGGACGTGCATATGAATGGCATTATAGTGGAGTACTAGGAACAGATGAGACTCATGAACagcctcagcagcagcagcagcagacgTGGCTCTGTCAGTTCAGTCACAATGAGTGGGTAGGTCTGACCAGACATAAacactgtaataatattactgtcATATGTAGATCTGTTTGACCTTTGCATGGATGCTAATAACATTCTATGTTTTAGGGGCACTGCCAGTATGACAGAAACCAATGCAGTGATTCAGATTCGCTGTCCACCAGCTCCGGATGCCAAGAATTTCCACCATCCCCGACCTCTGACAGGAAGGGACCGATTGCGTATGACTCTATGGCACTAGCGCCACTCTCAGGTAAAACACAGCATTGCTAGGCCATCGGTTGTCGTGCTTTCATTTTGGTTTTGGGCCAGTCGATTCATTTTAGTGAGTCAGTTTATTATGGACTGGATAGAAATAATTAAAGCgacaaattctgtcatcatttactcacccttatatcATTTCAAACCTGAATGAATTTCTAATTTCTGTGGACCACAAaagattttaaagaatgtttaaaGTAAGTGGGGTCCAAAACAGCATGGTTCAATTAAAATGGGCCTAAAAtcacaagttgggttgaaaatggacaaacccagcggttgggttaaatgtttgcccaaagtGCTGGACAGtattatttaaaccaactatagtttaaaaattactatatgtctagcttaaaatgaacccaaaatcagacacataattactagaggcaacaataataatcaaaaggtgaacatttattaataagcaatttaataaatgtttattgttgaattattattcattaaacttataaataaatgttcatttattaaacattaaaaaattttcatttccagcatggttcattttaagcaagcaatacagtaatttttggtaacactttatttaagggtcttttaactagttatgcatattactagaatattggctgtttattagtaattattaagcacatattaatgccacATATTCtgcattcttaatcctacccaatacctaaacttaacaattaCCTTACTAATTactaataagcagtaaat encodes the following:
- the LOC137009775 gene encoding transcription factor Spi-B-like — its product is MLALETIQYFQELGPREPLSGNLDLDMIEEYLQEHSVEVMSAPCVQRRGQEEHSMAENSWSGRAYEWHYSGVLGTDETHEQPQQQQQQTWLCQFSHNEWGHCQYDRNQCSDSDSLSTSSGCQEFPPSPTSDRKGPIAYDSMALAPLSGKRKERLFQFLYEMLQTPDMRSCIWWVQSNNGTFQFSSQNKEKLAEMWGRRKGNRKTMTYQKMARALRNYSRTGEICKVKRKLTYQFTERTLRGLQNNSQRFMGS